The sequence ACATAACGTTCTTTAGTAgtgttttaaataattgcCGAGAACTTGGCTGTCGAAAAGTGGGAAGGCGCCCCATGTTATGAGCAAATTTGCATACGAGTGAAGCTAGTAAAACGCCCTCTGGCTaaaaactggaaaagaaaacaccagaaacaaaaacaaaaaccaacgCGTAGATTTGGCAGGAAAAATGCATGTTTTTCGTGAACAGATCAATTCAAGGCCAATCGAAACTTGTCACACAAGCTAACGGTGCATTCGCTGGTCTACGACGAAGCACATTCGACACAATAGCTACAAGTCAAACTCTGGCCGAATGTAATACACTCACgtattcagaaaaaaaaagcttttcaagtGTTTGAATCGATGACTCCTTACGTGATGTAAATTTGATAGAAAATTGCTCAACAAACTTAATTGCTACGAAAAGAATGGAGTAATCTTATCCAGGGGAACAACAAAGAAGTCGACGACgaggaaaaatttaatacttGTGGGGCCACATTATTATACGTTGCCGAAAGGTAGATTTGCAAACTCTTTggatatgaaaaaagaaaaaaaaaagcaaggaaagaaaaataactggTACCAGGAGGTTGCACGACCGACACCCTTGGCAGTGGCAGTAAGATTCCCCTTAACTTGTTTCTCAACGCAATCAAGATAAAAAGggcaacgaaaaaaagaagaggaacgaCGCAAAATCGACCAATAGCTTCAGTCTAAGATCGCCTGCCGTCAGCAAACACACGCTTAAAATGTGGCTCTTCTTCACTATAGCTACCTCTCTTCTGCAGGTAGACAAAATTtcggttttcatttttcttttacaattaAAATCATGGCTAACGCTAGTGCTAAACATTTCATCATCACAAACAACAGGTTTATCTTGTCGATGGTCATGGACGGTTAATGGATCCACCGGCGAGGAATGCCATGTGGAGATTTGGCTTCCCCAACCCTGTTGATTACCAGGACAACGAACTTTACTGTGGAGGATTTTCAGGTAGGTGACAGTTATGCGACGTATTCACGCAAACAAATCACAGTATACCAATTTTGTTCGTGATTTTGTAGTTCAGTGGTCCTTGAACGGTGGCAAGTGTGGTGTTTGTGGCGATCGATGGGACGATCCAGTACCTCGTCTCCACGAAAGTGGTAATATACAGTAAAATATGTGattaatcaattttttgtttagattattatttaattaattcgCTAAAGGTGGATTTTATGATACTGGCTTGCTTGGCAGGCGCTACACTCCCGGGCAGGTAATTGATATTGAAGTTGAGCTAACGGCAAATCACAAAGGATACTTTGAAATGCGATTGTGCCCACTATCAGGCGACCCTACGCTCGCAGAACGCCAAGAATGTTTCAACaagtaaatgtttttcatGCTCATTTTAGTACTGCACACACATGACATAAAATTTACTTGTTTTACAATCGGTAAGGTATCCACTGTATCTGGAAGGCCAATCCAGTTACCGTTTTGAAATTCCTGAAGATACAAAACGACAAGAAACTTTCAACTACCGTGTGAAACTACCTGGTAATCAAATTAATTCATTGATTAGTTTACCTTACGCCTAATTTCTGTTCACAATTCATTCAGATGGTGTTACGTGCAGTCGCTGTGTCATCCAGTGGATTTATTATACAGGtgtgtttcattttattgACTTTTAAATCCTAGTATACACATCAGTTGCTTATCGTTGGTGTTCTACAGGAAATACGTGGGACGTATGCGTAAATGGAACCGGGGCAGTCGGCTGCGGAAACCAGGAGACGTTCAGAAATTGCGCAGATGTGGCCATCATAACCAACACGGGAGGTTTTGGACCCGCCGGCGTTGTTCCAGCGGCACCGACAAGCCTTCACGATAATCCATACGCCATCAAACTGCTTAACGTTACTCAAAAGGGGGTCCAGGAACAAACGCTAGTCGTTCGGTTCGTGATCACGTGCAACGCATATATTGGCTGGGGTTTCCATTTCTCAATttaatgcaaatgaaaacatttgatttttagaTCTCAAGTATGCATTGCAAACGACAGCTTTAGGGACAAGAATCGTTTTGATTCATGGTGCATGGCCAACTGCCTCAAATATCCGCCTACATGTCCAGACAACGTCTGCACATGCTTGTAAGTTAAATTAGTATTGATTAAATacgtgacttttttttaaacttgtttttcatACGTCATGCTCTGCTTTTCGATGTCTATAGGACTGAATGTGTGCCCACGGGAAACTTTGCGAAAGAACCTGGGGCGGACGTCTACTGCCATATCAACTGCTTGCGGTACCCTCCCAGTGAACGTTGCCCGGAATGGTGTAAATGCACATAGGCATGGAAACTAGCTGATTAGGCAAGCACTTAATGAAAAACTCTGCCTTGCTAAGAAACACTGTTTAGAAGACAGAAGCAcgaagaacaaaaatgaaacattccATGTTTTGGGGCATTATTAATTGCaactcttaaaagaaaaaccaactGCAGTTCATTTGTTTGGTGGTAGACCATATACTTAATTATGCAAAAGGCTGAGGAAACAAATATACAATTTGATTGAAACAGTtgattcatttctttcctttttttcctttttctgctTTGGCTTCTTGAGCTGCTTTTCGCCCAATGACGGCTAATGGCTTACCATCCTGAGATACTTGAGACACAAGTCTATCTTCAAGAGTTTGATtgattgtttttgaaatatttttcctCATTTGTTTCGCCTCCATAATTTGGACCTTTCTTGGTCCAATCGGATTGTCTATAACCAAAACGGTTTGGGTATAATGACATGTATGTTCTGGAAAAGGTGGTGAagaggaaaaattaaaagtaaaCTACTTACTTtgcacttttctttttggtggaACCTTATCCAACTTCTTTACTTTTTTGCCTTTCACGTTGGTAGGCATGGCGGTTTTc comes from Daphnia carinata strain CSIRO-1 chromosome 2, CSIRO_AGI_Dcar_HiC_V3, whole genome shotgun sequence and encodes:
- the LOC130685895 gene encoding uncharacterized protein LOC130685895 produces the protein MWLFFTIATSLLQVYLVDGHGRLMDPPARNAMWRFGFPNPVDYQDNELYCGGFSVQWSLNGGKCGVCGDRWDDPVPRLHESGGFYDTGLLGRRYTPGQVIDIEVELTANHKGYFEMRLCPLSGDPTLAERQECFNKYPLYLEGQSSYRFEIPEDTKRQETFNYRVKLPDGVTCSRCVIQWIYYTGNTWDVCVNGTGAVGCGNQETFRNCADVAIITNTGGFGPAGVVPAAPTSLHDNPYAIKLLNVTQKGVQEQTLVVRSQVCIANDSFRDKNRFDSWCMANCLKYPPTCPDNVCTCLTECVPTGNFAKEPGADVYCHINCLRYPPSERCPEWCKCT